The following coding sequences lie in one Thermosulfuriphilus ammonigenes genomic window:
- a CDS encoding carbonic anhydrase, whose amino-acid sequence MKFCTVINCMDGRTQIPVIEYLKRRFKVQYVDSITEPGPNLILAQKDDLHSVQSILKRLSISVKKHGSQAIAIVGHYDCAGNPAPKEEQINHIKEAIKFIKYYYPDKEVIGLWVNKDWKVKEVK is encoded by the coding sequence ATGAAATTTTGCACCGTAATTAATTGTATGGATGGAAGGACTCAAATACCAGTAATTGAATATCTAAAACGAAGATTCAAAGTGCAATATGTAGATAGCATTACAGAACCGGGGCCAAATCTCATCTTGGCCCAAAAAGATGACCTGCACTCGGTTCAATCTATTCTCAAGAGATTAAGCATTTCGGTTAAAAAACACGGCTCTCAGGCAATAGCAATTGTTGGACATTATGACTGTGCTGGAAACCCTGCCCCCAAAGAAGAACAGATTAACCATATTAAAGAAGCTATCAAATTTATCAAATATTATTACCCAGACAAAGAAGTTATTGGTCTCTGGGTCAACAAAGATTGGAAAGTCAAAGAAGTAAAATAA
- a CDS encoding sensor domain-containing diguanylate cyclase — translation MSVLTRLTQEKFRLPSPPAIAIRILETFKKGEPSFEEIARIISSDPALTAKILRFANSSFFGLQKKVDNLSTAVGLIGLEALKNMALSFAIVQKFRGESSGGFSFELFWKRAVTSAVAASEIARTISLTSENIFVAALLMDLGILTMHLCRPQDYQQVFDEKRAKGLSVVEAERLVFGFDHQAVGQELLQEWNLPEGIWQLVGKHHFDYSLYCKNKKLTANMILCLADLCSSVYHGSGNVQKLQTLKKILQEVLRFEESETENFIDKIGQETVEILSVFEIEPGKMKPYSQILQEANEELAKLNISYAQLLVAHKQAKERAEKLAQELLEANKKLRELAYRDGLTGLYNHRYFQEILEREIKRARRYKKPLSLLMIDIDHFKKINDTYGHLHGDEVLKRLAQIFSESIRACDYAARYGGEEFSIILPETPLNGALNVAERLRQRVKNTPIVLADQEIRVTISIGLAAYENTQIEITRSQLISLADKALYQSKMAGRDRVTGVRI, via the coding sequence ATGAGTGTCCTTACACGGCTAACCCAGGAGAAGTTTAGACTACCATCGCCTCCGGCTATCGCCATCCGGATCCTTGAAACCTTCAAAAAGGGGGAACCCTCTTTTGAAGAAATCGCCCGGATAATCTCTTCAGACCCGGCCCTCACGGCCAAAATCCTCCGGTTTGCCAATTCTTCTTTCTTCGGTCTCCAAAAGAAGGTGGACAACCTGAGCACAGCCGTGGGGCTTATAGGCCTTGAGGCCCTCAAAAACATGGCTCTTTCCTTCGCCATTGTTCAGAAATTTCGCGGGGAGAGCAGCGGTGGCTTCAGCTTCGAGCTTTTCTGGAAGCGAGCCGTAACCTCAGCCGTAGCCGCCTCGGAGATCGCCCGGACCATCTCTCTGACCTCAGAGAACATCTTTGTGGCCGCCCTGCTAATGGATCTGGGCATCCTGACCATGCATCTCTGCCGCCCTCAGGACTACCAGCAAGTCTTCGATGAAAAGAGGGCCAAGGGGCTCTCGGTAGTTGAGGCTGAAAGACTGGTCTTTGGCTTTGACCACCAAGCCGTGGGACAAGAGCTCCTTCAGGAATGGAACCTCCCAGAGGGAATCTGGCAGCTGGTAGGCAAACACCACTTCGATTACTCCCTCTACTGCAAGAACAAGAAGCTAACGGCCAATATGATCCTCTGCCTGGCTGATCTATGTTCCTCGGTCTATCATGGTTCGGGCAATGTTCAGAAACTCCAGACCCTGAAAAAGATCCTCCAGGAAGTACTCCGCTTTGAAGAAAGCGAAACAGAAAATTTTATCGACAAGATAGGACAGGAGACGGTAGAGATTCTTTCTGTCTTTGAGATCGAACCCGGAAAGATGAAGCCTTACTCCCAGATTCTCCAGGAGGCCAACGAAGAGCTGGCCAAACTAAATATCTCCTACGCCCAGCTGCTCGTGGCCCACAAACAGGCCAAAGAACGGGCGGAGAAGCTGGCCCAAGAGCTTCTTGAGGCCAATAAAAAACTACGAGAGCTGGCCTATCGCGACGGGCTTACCGGGCTTTATAATCATCGATACTTTCAGGAAATCCTGGAAAGGGAGATTAAGAGGGCCAGGCGTTATAAAAAACCTCTTTCTCTGCTTATGATCGACATCGACCACTTTAAAAAGATAAACGACACCTACGGGCACCTCCACGGTGATGAGGTTTTAAAGAGACTGGCCCAAATCTTCAGTGAATCCATCCGGGCCTGTGATTACGCCGCCCGATACGGAGGCGAGGAGTTTTCCATAATTCTCCCCGAAACTCCCCTGAACGGAGCCCTAAATGTGGCTGAAAGACTGCGTCAAAGGGTAAAAAACACCCCCATAGTCCTTGCTGATCAGGAGATCAGAGTGACTATCAGCATTGGACTGGCCGCCTATGAAAATACTCAAATAGAAATTACCAGATCACAACTTATCTCTCTGGCAGACAAGGCTCTTTATCAGTCTAAAATGGCCGGACGAGACCGGGTTACCGGAGTCCGCATATAA
- a CDS encoding type I glyceraldehyde-3-phosphate dehydrogenase, with translation MTEAKSPLKLGINGLGRIGKLTLWHHVSRKHFPEIVVNIGRQAGRSLEDIANYIEKDSTYGRLNVYLYGHRSGRVIENLNEAEGTMTIDGVPVRILRESRNPAEINWRKHDVRLVVDSTGRFTDPTKPASEPGGALRGHLEAGAERAILSAPFKIKDKEKTIPEDAVTTVMGINEDDFNPAKHKLVSAASCTTTCLAYMIKPLIDHFGADRILTASMVTVHAATGSQMVLDRLPAAGAKDLRKNRSIFNNIILTTTGAAKALALVIPEMRRIGFIAESVRIPTSTGSLIILTVNIHDESVENRVTREVINEIYAKAASGPMKDYLVYTEEQNVSADIIGYPRAAAIIEASETHTRTATIRVDISKACGEAPEEALKALACPLVEVPVTQVVIYGWYDNELGSYTNMLGDLTVYIAGKMS, from the coding sequence ATGACGGAGGCGAAGAGTCCACTGAAACTTGGCATCAATGGTCTGGGTAGAATCGGCAAGCTCACCCTCTGGCACCATGTGTCCCGGAAGCACTTCCCGGAGATCGTTGTCAATATCGGTCGCCAAGCTGGTCGGAGTCTGGAGGATATTGCCAACTACATCGAAAAAGACAGCACCTATGGTCGGCTAAACGTTTATCTTTATGGGCACAGGTCTGGCCGGGTTATTGAGAATCTTAATGAGGCAGAGGGAACCATGACCATCGACGGAGTTCCGGTGAGGATACTTCGGGAAAGTCGCAACCCGGCTGAGATCAACTGGCGGAAACATGATGTCCGACTGGTGGTGGATTCTACCGGTCGTTTTACTGACCCTACCAAACCGGCCAGCGAACCCGGGGGGGCCCTCAGGGGGCACCTTGAGGCCGGAGCCGAAAGGGCCATCCTTTCTGCCCCGTTTAAGATAAAAGATAAAGAAAAGACCATTCCAGAGGATGCCGTAACCACGGTTATGGGGATTAACGAAGATGACTTCAACCCCGCCAAACACAAACTGGTCTCTGCGGCCAGCTGCACCACTACCTGCCTGGCCTATATGATTAAACCCCTTATAGACCACTTCGGGGCTGATCGAATACTGACCGCCTCCATGGTTACCGTGCATGCGGCCACCGGGAGTCAGATGGTTCTTGACCGGCTACCGGCGGCCGGGGCTAAAGATCTGCGAAAAAATCGCAGTATTTTTAATAACATCATCCTTACCACTACCGGGGCGGCCAAGGCCCTGGCCTTGGTCATTCCAGAGATGCGGCGCATTGGCTTTATTGCCGAAAGTGTCCGTATCCCCACCTCTACTGGTTCTCTGATTATCCTCACCGTTAATATTCATGATGAGAGTGTGGAGAATCGGGTTACCCGAGAGGTAATAAATGAGATCTACGCCAAGGCCGCCTCAGGCCCCATGAAGGACTATCTGGTTTATACGGAGGAGCAGAATGTCTCGGCCGATATTATCGGCTACCCCAGGGCGGCCGCCATTATCGAGGCCTCCGAGACCCACACCAGAACAGCCACTATTCGGGTGGATATCTCCAAGGCCTGCGGTGAGGCCCCGGAGGAGGCCCTCAAGGCCCTGGCCTGTCCTCTGGTGGAGGTCCCGGTGACTCAGGTGGTTATCTACGGTTGGTATGACAACGAGCTTGGCAGCTATACCAATATGTTGGGGGATCTTACCGTTTACATCGCTGGCAAGATGAGCTGA
- the tpiA gene encoding triose-phosphate isomerase: MERLPLIAGNWKMYKTVAEALDLAQGLAKECQGLGDREVLICPPFTALKPVSEVVSNTSIQLGAQNCYYEDQGAFTGEISPLMLKDVGCRYVILGHSERRHIFGETDELINKKVAAVIRHGLRPILCVGERLEERESGETFQVVKTQIDGGLAGLEGKDLKDLVIAYEPVWAIGTGKTATPDQAQEVHAFIRNHLGELFGDTLAKGLRILYGGSVKPDNIDSLMAQDDIDGVLVGGASLKLESFVRIVKYQG, encoded by the coding sequence ATGGAGAGGCTTCCCCTTATTGCCGGAAACTGGAAGATGTATAAGACCGTGGCCGAGGCCCTGGACTTGGCCCAGGGGTTGGCCAAAGAATGTCAGGGGCTTGGAGACCGGGAGGTTCTCATTTGCCCACCGTTTACTGCTCTTAAGCCGGTATCAGAGGTGGTCTCAAATACGTCTATCCAGTTGGGAGCCCAGAACTGTTACTATGAGGATCAGGGGGCCTTTACCGGGGAGATCTCTCCTCTGATGCTTAAGGATGTGGGGTGTCGCTACGTTATCCTGGGCCACTCAGAAAGGCGTCATATCTTCGGAGAGACAGATGAGCTGATCAACAAAAAGGTGGCCGCGGTTATAAGGCATGGTTTGAGGCCTATCCTCTGTGTGGGGGAGCGCCTTGAGGAGCGAGAGTCCGGAGAGACCTTTCAGGTAGTAAAGACCCAGATAGACGGAGGTCTGGCTGGCCTTGAGGGCAAAGACCTTAAAGATCTGGTTATCGCTTACGAGCCTGTCTGGGCCATAGGAACAGGCAAGACGGCCACTCCGGACCAGGCCCAGGAAGTCCATGCCTTTATCCGTAACCACCTGGGGGAGCTCTTTGGAGATACCCTTGCCAAGGGGTTGAGAATATTGTATGGAGGCAGCGTTAAACCGGACAACATTGATTCCCTTATGGCCCAGGATGACATCGATGGGGTCCTGGTCGGGGGGGCTTCTCTCAAACTGGAGAGCTTTGTCCGGATTGTCAAGTATCAGGGCTGA
- a CDS encoding phosphoglycerate kinase: MKYINELPIKGKRLLVRVDFNVPLDEEGNITDDTRIRAVLPTLNYALDEGASLVLCSHLGRPKGKRDERYSLRPVAKRLSRLLAKEVTLAPDCVGEEVKRLCEGLSPGEILLLENLRFHEGETKNDPAFARELASLAEGYINDAFAVAHRAHASVVGVTEYVQLCGAGFLMKRELSYFHRALEEPARPLVAIVGGAKVSSKLGALENLLQKVDKLLIGGAMANTFIKSQGFEVGRSKVEDDLLETASQLIRQAKERGVKFYLPVDCVVAEKFDPRAEIKIVPIQEVPAGWYIMDIGPATVRLFTEALHNARTIVWNGPMGVFEMDAFSRGTMAMVRALASSYALTIVGGGDTDVAVHKAGESDNISYISTGGGAFLALLEGKTLPGVAALELCDPEGRRD; this comes from the coding sequence ATGAAGTATATCAACGAGCTCCCTATTAAAGGGAAGAGACTTCTTGTTCGAGTGGATTTTAATGTCCCCCTAGATGAAGAGGGCAATATCACTGACGATACTCGGATAAGGGCCGTTTTGCCGACTTTAAATTATGCCCTAGATGAGGGGGCCAGTCTGGTTCTTTGTTCTCATCTGGGCCGGCCCAAGGGCAAAAGGGACGAACGCTACAGTCTCAGACCGGTGGCCAAGAGACTTTCGCGTCTTCTGGCCAAGGAGGTCACCCTGGCCCCAGACTGTGTGGGAGAAGAGGTAAAAAGGCTCTGTGAAGGGCTCTCTCCGGGGGAGATTCTTCTTCTGGAGAACCTTCGCTTTCACGAGGGGGAGACCAAGAATGATCCGGCCTTTGCCCGAGAGCTGGCCTCTCTGGCCGAGGGTTACATTAACGATGCCTTCGCCGTTGCCCACCGGGCCCATGCCTCGGTGGTGGGGGTGACAGAGTACGTTCAACTCTGTGGGGCTGGTTTCCTGATGAAACGGGAGCTGTCTTATTTTCATCGGGCCCTTGAAGAGCCGGCTCGGCCTCTGGTGGCCATTGTCGGTGGAGCCAAGGTCTCCAGCAAGCTGGGAGCCCTAGAAAACCTTCTCCAGAAGGTTGACAAGCTTCTCATCGGGGGGGCCATGGCCAACACTTTTATTAAGAGCCAGGGCTTTGAGGTGGGGCGTTCCAAAGTTGAAGATGACCTTCTTGAGACCGCTTCCCAGCTCATCAGACAGGCCAAAGAGCGGGGGGTTAAGTTCTACCTGCCTGTTGATTGCGTGGTGGCCGAGAAGTTTGATCCCCGGGCGGAGATAAAGATTGTCCCTATCCAGGAAGTTCCGGCCGGCTGGTACATAATGGATATCGGGCCGGCTACAGTACGGCTTTTTACCGAGGCCCTTCACAACGCCCGAACCATTGTCTGGAATGGGCCGATGGGGGTCTTTGAGATGGACGCCTTCTCCCGGGGGACGATGGCCATGGTGCGGGCCCTGGCCTCTTCTTATGCCCTGACCATCGTCGGCGGTGGTGATACCGATGTCGCCGTTCATAAGGCGGGTGAATCAGACAACATCTCCTATATCTCCACGGGCGGGGGGGCCTTTTTGGCCCTCCTTGAGGGAAAGACCCTGCCCGGGGTGGCTGCCCTGGAGTTATGCGATCCTGAGGGAAGGAGGGACTAA
- the secG gene encoding preprotein translocase subunit SecG, whose product MHTLLIVIHVIVCLFLIAVVLMQAGKGAEVGAVFGSSQAIFGGSGPATFLNKVTTVLVVLFFITSLSLTYMAARGGKGSVVEKFSPPPQTEKHEAPIPPAPSTPEAK is encoded by the coding sequence ATGCACACCCTTTTGATAGTAATTCATGTTATTGTTTGCCTCTTTTTAATTGCTGTTGTTCTGATGCAGGCCGGTAAGGGAGCCGAGGTGGGGGCTGTCTTTGGCTCCAGTCAGGCCATTTTTGGCGGCTCTGGCCCGGCCACCTTCTTGAATAAGGTCACCACTGTTTTAGTGGTCTTGTTTTTTATTACCTCTCTTTCTCTGACTTATATGGCCGCCAGAGGGGGGAAAGGCTCGGTGGTGGAGAAGTTTTCTCCCCCGCCCCAGACCGAGAAGCACGAGGCCCCCATTCCTCCGGCACCATCTACCCCTGAGGCTAAATAG